In Schistocerca serialis cubense isolate TAMUIC-IGC-003099 chromosome 8, iqSchSeri2.2, whole genome shotgun sequence, one genomic interval encodes:
- the LOC126416637 gene encoding uncharacterized protein LOC126416637 yields MKQGFAVPKEDGRGKHGNYPYKFQDKAVQSVREFLNAIPKYISHYSRQQNPNKMYLDCDLTIASLFRDKYSEYCKEKQVPAVSESKFREIFVSEFNVGFKLPKSDTCSKCDGFLIAINNPELCAEEVTEKKQQYELHLKKADRGQNMIASLTVLAKENSKEHHTIAMDMQQTFPTPKLTAGPEFYKRKIWTYNYGIHDCGSNNDYMFLWSEKDGGRGTDEVGSCLLKYLQITNPQTKHFQIIIDNCKGQT; encoded by the exons ATGAAGCAGGGATTTGCAGTGCCGaaagaagatggaagag gaaaacatGGAAACTACCCATATAAATTTCAAGACAAAGCTGTACAAAGTGTTAGAGAATTTCTCAACGCAATACCGAAATATATCAGTCATTACAGTAGGCAACAGAACCCCAATAAAATGTATTTGGATTGTGATCTCACAATTGCTTCCTTATTTCGAGATAAATACTCAGAATACTGCAAGGAAAAGCAGGTTCCtgcagtatctgaaagtaaattcagagaaattttcgtATCTGAATTTAATGTAGGCTTCAAACTACCAAAAAGTGACACCTGTTCAAAATGTGATGGATTTCTAATTGCTATAAACAACCCAGAATTATGTgcagaagaagtcacagaaaagaaacaacaatatgaactgcatctcaaaaaggctgaCAGAGGACAAAATATGATTGCTTCTTTAACTGTTCTGGCTaaagaaaattcgaaagagcatCATACGATAGCAATGGACATGCAGCAAACATTCCCCACACCTAAATTAACAGCAGGTCCAGAATTTTACAAGAGGAAAATATGGACATACAACTATGGTATCCACGACTGTGGATCAAATAATGATTATATGTTTCTGTGGAGCGAGAAAGATGGAGGACGGGGTACAGATGAGGTTGGGAGCTGCTTATTGAAGTACTTGCAGATAACTAACCCTCAGACAAAACATTTCCAAATAATCATAGACAACTGCAAGGGTCAGACATAG